From the Thermococcus sp. 18S1 genome, one window contains:
- a CDS encoding PIN domain-containing protein translates to MYVTFRRLAREKGVTNIYDAKTFAKSQEGRLVLKRAYSLVLELVNLSGIGIIEEEDDIETIMTVSKKFGLLPNDAIIVATCLKHGITEIATFDRDFEGIQFLKVVGG, encoded by the coding sequence ATCTACGTAACCTTCCGAAGACTTGCAAGGGAGAAGGGCGTTACCAACATATACGACGCTAAGACGTTCGCAAAGAGCCAAGAAGGTCGTTTGGTGCTCAAAAGGGCGTACTCCCTTGTCCTGGAGCTTGTAAACCTCTCAGGCATCGGAATCATTGAGGAAGAGGACGATATTGAAACAATCATGACAGTCTCAAAGAAGTTCGGCCTTTTGCCAAATGATGCCATAATAGTTGCCACATGCTTAAAGCACGGAATAACGGAGATTGCCACGTTTGACAGGGATTTTGAGGGAATCCAATTTTTAAAAGTGGTTGGGGGCTAG
- the rrp42 gene encoding exosome complex protein Rrp42 yields the protein MEIMAGIMRDHILALLKEGKRVDGRGLEDYRDLEIKVNVIEKAEGSAWVRLGNTQVLVGVKVDMGEPFPDLPDRGVITTNVELVPLASPSFEPGPPDENAIELARVVDRGIRESQAVELEKLVIVPGKLVRVVFIDVHVLDHDGNLLDASGIGAIAALLSTRMPKVVYNEETDEVEVLDEYEPLPVRRIPIPVTMAKIGPNILVDPNLDEERVMDGRIIITTDENAMISSVQKSEGGSFKLEEVMYAVDTAIKKAAEIREKVLEAVKAE from the coding sequence ATGGAGATAATGGCGGGCATAATGCGCGACCACATCCTCGCGCTCCTCAAGGAAGGCAAGCGCGTGGACGGCCGCGGCCTTGAGGACTACAGGGACCTCGAAATCAAGGTCAACGTCATCGAGAAGGCAGAGGGCTCCGCCTGGGTCAGGCTCGGCAACACCCAGGTTCTCGTGGGTGTTAAGGTGGACATGGGAGAGCCCTTCCCCGACCTCCCGGACAGGGGCGTCATAACGACCAACGTGGAGCTCGTCCCCCTCGCTTCCCCGAGCTTTGAGCCCGGTCCGCCGGACGAGAACGCCATAGAACTCGCCCGTGTGGTTGACAGGGGTATAAGGGAGAGCCAGGCGGTTGAGCTTGAGAAGCTCGTCATAGTTCCGGGCAAGCTCGTCCGCGTCGTTTTCATAGACGTCCACGTCCTCGACCACGACGGCAACCTCCTCGACGCGAGCGGCATCGGTGCGATAGCGGCCCTGCTCAGCACCAGAATGCCGAAGGTGGTCTACAACGAGGAGACCGACGAGGTCGAGGTTCTCGACGAGTACGAGCCCCTCCCGGTCAGGAGGATACCGATACCGGTCACCATGGCCAAGATCGGTCCGAACATCCTCGTCGACCCGAACCTCGATGAGGAGCGCGTCATGGACGGCAGGATAATCATAACCACCGACGAAAACGCCATGATCTCCTCCGTCCAGAAGAGTGAGGGCGGTTCGTTCAAGCTTGAGGAGGTCATGTACGCGGTTGACACCGCGATAAAGAAGGCCGCTGAGATAAGGGAGAAGGTTCTTGAGGCCGTTAAGGCCGAGTGA
- a CDS encoding homoserine dehydrogenase has product MREVKLSLFGFGNVGRAVARVLISKEAFFREKYRLKFRVVSVADTSGVVWLPEGIDLEEALMVKENFGRLSSWTNDYEVYSLTPKEAVREIDAEVIVDVTNDKNAHEWHLTALKDGKAVVTSNKPPLAFHYADLTEEAEKRDLPYLFEATVMAGTPIITLLREGILADSIEGMEAILNATTTFILSQMEMGQDFERALKTAQRLGIAERDPSGDILGIDAGYKATILHCLAFHPITFDDITVKGIAEVTSGEVRRARERGRTIRLVAAVENGKVVVEPREVPLGSPLAVESHENAAVIRTDLLGELVIKGAGAGLKETASGVVSDIVKASLRLRGA; this is encoded by the coding sequence GTGAGGGAGGTTAAGCTATCGCTCTTCGGTTTTGGGAACGTTGGACGGGCAGTCGCGCGCGTTCTCATCAGTAAGGAGGCGTTCTTCCGCGAGAAGTACCGGCTGAAGTTCAGGGTCGTGAGCGTGGCGGACACGAGCGGGGTGGTGTGGCTTCCGGAGGGTATAGACCTCGAGGAGGCGCTCATGGTAAAGGAAAACTTCGGAAGGCTCTCCTCCTGGACCAACGACTACGAGGTTTACAGCCTCACACCGAAGGAGGCCGTGAGGGAAATAGACGCCGAGGTAATCGTGGACGTGACCAATGATAAAAACGCCCACGAGTGGCATCTGACGGCGCTGAAGGACGGGAAAGCCGTCGTCACCAGCAACAAACCGCCCCTGGCCTTTCACTACGCAGACCTCACAGAGGAAGCCGAGAAAAGGGACCTTCCGTACCTCTTCGAGGCCACCGTGATGGCGGGCACGCCGATCATCACCCTCCTGCGCGAGGGCATCCTGGCGGACTCAATTGAGGGCATGGAGGCTATTCTGAACGCCACCACGACCTTCATTCTGAGCCAGATGGAGATGGGACAGGACTTCGAGAGGGCCCTAAAAACTGCCCAAAGGCTCGGAATAGCTGAAAGAGACCCAAGCGGCGATATCCTGGGCATCGACGCGGGCTACAAGGCAACAATCCTCCACTGCCTCGCATTCCACCCGATAACATTTGACGATATAACCGTTAAGGGAATAGCTGAGGTCACGTCGGGGGAGGTTAGAAGGGCCCGGGAGCGCGGAAGGACGATAAGGCTCGTTGCCGCCGTGGAGAATGGAAAGGTCGTCGTCGAGCCGCGGGAGGTACCGCTCGGAAGCCCCCTCGCAGTTGAGAGCCACGAGAACGCCGCAGTAATAAGAACTGACCTGCTCGGCGAGCTGGTCATCAAGGGAGCGGGAGCTGGATTGAAGGAGACGGCGAGTGGCGTTGTGAGCGACATCGTGAAGGCTTCCCTGCGCCTCAGGGGAGCCTGA
- the rrp41 gene encoding exosome complex exonuclease Rrp41: protein MMGKPEDLKLIDENGKRVDGRKKYELRPIKMEVGVLKNADGSAYVEWGKNKILAAVYGPREIHPKHLQRPDRAILRVRYNMAPFSVEERKKPGPDRRSVEISKVIRGALEPALILEMFPRTSIDLFIEVLQADAGTRVAGITAASLALADAGVPMRDLVAACAAGKIEGEIVLDLNKDEDNYGEADVPVAIMPLKNDITLLQMDGYLTKDEFVEAVRLAIKGAKAVYQKQREALKVKYLKIAEEVGGGE, encoded by the coding sequence ATGATGGGCAAGCCCGAGGATTTAAAGCTCATAGATGAGAACGGAAAGAGAGTAGATGGGAGAAAGAAGTACGAATTGAGACCCATTAAGATGGAAGTTGGTGTTCTAAAGAACGCTGATGGCTCTGCCTACGTTGAGTGGGGTAAGAACAAGATCCTGGCCGCGGTTTACGGGCCGAGGGAGATACACCCCAAGCACCTCCAGAGGCCGGACAGGGCAATCCTGCGCGTCCGCTACAACATGGCCCCATTCAGCGTCGAGGAGAGGAAGAAGCCCGGCCCGGACAGGAGAAGCGTTGAGATAAGCAAGGTCATAAGGGGCGCCCTTGAGCCGGCGCTCATACTCGAGATGTTCCCCAGGACTTCCATAGACCTGTTCATTGAGGTTCTCCAGGCCGATGCGGGAACGCGCGTCGCTGGAATAACCGCGGCCTCGCTTGCCCTCGCCGACGCGGGTGTGCCGATGAGAGACCTCGTCGCCGCCTGCGCCGCGGGCAAGATAGAGGGCGAGATAGTGCTCGACCTCAACAAGGACGAGGACAACTACGGTGAGGCCGACGTGCCCGTTGCCATAATGCCGCTCAAGAACGACATCACCCTCCTCCAGATGGACGGGTACCTCACGAAGGATGAGTTCGTCGAGGCAGTGAGGCTCGCCATCAAGGGTGCCAAGGCGGTCTACCAGAAGCAGCGCGAGGCGCTGAAGGTCAAGTATCTCAAAATAGCCGAGGAGGTCGGTGGAGGTGAGTGA
- a CDS encoding nucleotide pyrophosphohydrolase yields MDFRELEKRVVAFRDERGWAKYHTPKNLAVSAAVELGELLEHFQWESDEEILEAVKDRVKKEAIADEIADVVIYLTLLAHELGIDLGEAVERKLEKNERKYPIRD; encoded by the coding sequence ATGGACTTCCGGGAGCTTGAAAAGAGGGTCGTCGCCTTCCGAGACGAGAGGGGCTGGGCTAAGTACCACACGCCGAAGAACCTGGCGGTATCCGCGGCGGTGGAGCTGGGTGAGCTTTTGGAGCACTTCCAGTGGGAGAGCGATGAGGAGATACTCGAGGCCGTGAAGGACCGGGTCAAAAAGGAAGCCATAGCCGACGAGATAGCCGACGTCGTGATTTACCTAACGCTTCTCGCCCACGAGCTTGGCATAGACCTCGGCGAGGCGGTTGAGAGGAAGCTGGAGAAGAACGAGAGGAAGTATCCAATCAGGGACTGA
- the iorA gene encoding indolepyruvate ferredoxin oxidoreductase subunit alpha, whose amino-acid sequence MEAVKAYPSDSAEPKTKKRERKLLMGNEAIAYGALESGVAFATGYPGTPSTEVIETIAHLKPDVFAEWAPNEKVALEEAAGVAYTGLRTLVTMKCVGLNVAADPLMSLAYSGVEGGTVILVADDPGPHTSQTEQDDRYYGKISLLPVLEPADPQEAHDLIIHAYELSERYKVPVIFRTTTRVNHTTADVEVSEFVELEREPKFKKDIERYVRASMEGNRKRHRWLNETLAKIEEEFNSMPFNWVEGEGRIGIIVEGAPYNYVREALPKIEGDFKVLKLSTPHPLPRKLVVEFLKNVDFAIVIEDGAPFLEEEVKIAAYEAGLNIPIYGKRTGHFPLEGELTPSLVRNALLRLIGEEGETYEKPEEVKYAESLAPKRPPGMCPGCPHRGSYRAALDALRDLKLGRYSVPIHGDIGCYALSLLPPLEAIWTEYVMGASISLANGQSVALNKKVIATIGDSTFFHNGIQPLVDAVYKNLNVLVMILDNRTTAMTGHQPHPGTGGSETGRKFNEIDIEALVKALGVKYVKTVDPYDLKATREAIKEAMQIDGPAVIIAKQECVIPVIRRGEIGEIPLVVEEKCTGCKACILLTGCPALVYDPETNKVKIDNLLCTGCGVCNQLCPFDAIKFPSELERGA is encoded by the coding sequence ATGGAAGCAGTTAAGGCTTACCCTTCTGACTCGGCCGAGCCCAAGACCAAAAAGAGGGAAAGGAAACTTCTTATGGGGAACGAGGCGATAGCCTACGGTGCCCTGGAGAGCGGCGTCGCCTTCGCCACCGGCTACCCCGGAACGCCCTCAACCGAGGTCATTGAAACGATAGCCCATCTGAAGCCGGATGTATTCGCCGAGTGGGCCCCCAACGAGAAGGTGGCATTAGAAGAAGCCGCTGGAGTTGCGTACACCGGCCTAAGGACGCTCGTCACGATGAAGTGCGTTGGCCTCAACGTTGCCGCCGACCCGCTGATGAGCCTCGCCTACTCCGGCGTAGAGGGGGGCACGGTCATACTCGTGGCGGATGACCCGGGCCCACACACCAGCCAGACCGAGCAGGATGACAGGTATTACGGCAAAATCTCCCTTCTGCCCGTCCTTGAGCCGGCCGACCCGCAGGAGGCCCACGATTTAATCATCCACGCCTACGAGCTGAGCGAGCGCTACAAGGTTCCCGTCATCTTCAGGACGACCACGAGGGTAAACCACACCACAGCTGACGTGGAAGTCAGCGAGTTCGTCGAGCTTGAGCGCGAGCCGAAGTTCAAGAAGGACATCGAGAGGTACGTGCGCGCGAGCATGGAGGGCAACAGGAAGAGGCACCGCTGGTTGAACGAGACCCTGGCAAAGATAGAGGAGGAGTTCAACTCGATGCCCTTCAACTGGGTCGAGGGCGAGGGAAGGATCGGAATAATCGTCGAGGGCGCGCCCTACAACTACGTGCGCGAGGCCCTCCCGAAGATCGAGGGTGATTTCAAGGTTCTCAAGCTCTCAACGCCGCACCCACTTCCGAGGAAGCTCGTCGTTGAGTTCCTCAAGAACGTGGACTTCGCGATAGTGATTGAGGACGGCGCGCCGTTCCTCGAGGAAGAGGTCAAGATTGCCGCCTACGAGGCCGGCCTCAACATACCCATCTACGGCAAGAGAACCGGCCACTTCCCGCTCGAGGGCGAGCTCACCCCGAGTCTCGTGAGAAACGCACTGCTGAGGCTCATCGGCGAGGAGGGGGAGACCTACGAGAAGCCGGAGGAGGTCAAATACGCCGAAAGCCTCGCCCCGAAGAGACCACCCGGAATGTGCCCCGGCTGTCCGCACAGGGGCTCCTACAGGGCCGCCCTGGACGCTTTGAGAGATTTGAAGCTCGGAAGGTACAGCGTCCCGATACACGGCGACATAGGCTGCTACGCCCTCTCGCTCCTCCCGCCGCTCGAAGCCATCTGGACCGAGTACGTGATGGGCGCGAGCATCAGTTTAGCGAACGGCCAGAGCGTGGCGCTGAACAAGAAGGTGATAGCCACCATTGGCGATTCGACGTTCTTCCACAACGGAATCCAGCCGCTGGTTGATGCGGTCTACAAGAACCTGAACGTTCTCGTTATGATACTCGACAACAGGACGACGGCGATGACCGGCCACCAGCCCCACCCCGGAACCGGCGGAAGCGAAACCGGCAGGAAGTTCAACGAGATCGACATCGAGGCCCTCGTCAAGGCTCTGGGCGTCAAGTACGTCAAGACAGTTGACCCCTACGACCTCAAAGCAACGAGGGAGGCCATAAAGGAAGCGATGCAGATCGATGGGCCGGCGGTGATAATAGCGAAGCAGGAGTGCGTTATACCGGTCATAAGGCGCGGCGAGATAGGTGAGATACCGCTCGTCGTCGAGGAGAAGTGCACCGGCTGCAAAGCCTGTATCCTCTTAACCGGCTGTCCGGCGCTCGTTTACGACCCGGAGACGAACAAGGTGAAGATAGACAACCTGCTCTGCACCGGCTGCGGCGTCTGCAACCAGCTCTGCCCGTTCGATGCCATAAAGTTCCCGAGCGAGCTGGAGAGGGGGGCCTAG
- the psmA gene encoding archaeal proteasome endopeptidase complex subunit alpha, whose product MAFVPPQAGYDRAITVFSPDGRLFQVNYAREAVKRGATAVGVKWKNGVVLAVEKRITSKLIEPSSYEKIFQIDDHIAAAPSGIIADARVLVDRARLEAQVYRLTYGEPVPLTVLVKKICDLKQAHTQYGGVRPFGAALLMAGVNDKPELYETDPSGAYFEWKAVAIGSGRNTAMAIFEEHYTDDIDMGGAVKLAIMALAKTLEEPSADGIEVAYITTDDKRWKKLSREEVEKYLSEILEEVKEEEVEEREEDYSELDQNY is encoded by the coding sequence ATGGCGTTTGTACCACCACAGGCAGGCTACGACAGGGCGATTACCGTTTTCAGCCCTGACGGAAGGCTCTTCCAGGTGAACTATGCCCGGGAGGCAGTGAAGAGGGGCGCCACCGCCGTCGGTGTCAAGTGGAAGAACGGCGTCGTTCTCGCGGTGGAGAAGAGGATAACTAGCAAGCTCATCGAGCCGAGCAGCTACGAAAAGATTTTCCAGATCGACGACCACATCGCAGCCGCTCCGAGCGGCATCATAGCCGACGCCCGCGTTCTGGTGGACAGGGCCAGGCTGGAGGCCCAGGTTTACAGGCTTACCTACGGCGAACCCGTTCCGCTCACCGTTCTGGTGAAGAAGATCTGCGACCTCAAGCAGGCCCACACCCAGTACGGCGGTGTGAGGCCCTTCGGTGCCGCCCTGCTCATGGCGGGCGTGAACGACAAGCCCGAGCTCTACGAGACCGACCCGAGCGGGGCCTACTTCGAGTGGAAGGCGGTCGCTATAGGCAGCGGCAGGAACACCGCCATGGCGATCTTCGAGGAGCACTACACCGACGACATAGACATGGGCGGGGCAGTGAAGCTCGCGATAATGGCCCTGGCGAAGACCCTCGAGGAGCCGAGTGCGGATGGCATAGAGGTCGCCTACATAACCACGGACGACAAGCGCTGGAAGAAACTCTCCAGGGAGGAGGTCGAGAAGTACCTCTCTGAGATACTGGAAGAGGTCAAGGAAGAGGAAGTCGAGGAGAGGGAAGAGGACTACTCCGAACTCGACCAGAACTACTGA
- a CDS encoding ASCH domain-containing protein, with the protein MEHVIALHQVYAELIFRGLKTVELRKSRAFGEGDTVFLYVARGNPYELRDTLRRLGLHEEQTLTRRGTIAGGFEVGEVIRADLDTLWEMTKDTSGLTLVHGENGKRWLGEYIKGYGYAFTIEKPFLFKEPMSREEMRERYGVQVEGIIHLSRKSRKEWVRDLIEDLLSREAVYL; encoded by the coding sequence ATGGAGCACGTGATAGCGCTCCACCAGGTCTACGCGGAGCTGATATTCCGGGGACTGAAAACGGTAGAGCTCAGGAAGAGCAGGGCGTTCGGGGAGGGGGACACTGTATTTCTCTACGTGGCGAGGGGGAACCCCTACGAGCTCAGGGATACGCTGAGAAGGCTCGGCCTCCACGAGGAGCAGACCCTGACAAGGAGGGGCACCATAGCGGGGGGCTTCGAGGTCGGGGAGGTCATAAGGGCAGACTTGGATACTCTGTGGGAGATGACGAAGGATACCAGCGGTTTAACCCTGGTTCACGGGGAAAACGGAAAGCGCTGGCTTGGAGAGTACATCAAAGGGTACGGCTACGCCTTCACGATAGAGAAGCCGTTCCTCTTTAAGGAGCCAATGAGCAGGGAGGAGATGAGGGAGCGCTACGGGGTTCAGGTTGAGGGCATAATCCACCTCTCAAGAAAAAGCCGAAAGGAGTGGGTAAGGGATCTTATCGAGGACCTCCTGTCTAGGGAGGCGGTCTATCTCTAA
- a CDS encoding cell division protein SepF, producing the protein MGLFDSLKKKDEKPKKKPPAAVKKSVAAPRHDIDVVPLEEDVIAKEIVKPQIRYLKKIVVTSYADLERISEELQNGNIILVDLTPLEVKPEVLEKVAEQLKGMVGALGGQAAKICKHEIKLILVPSDIKIAK; encoded by the coding sequence ATGGGATTGTTTGACAGCCTTAAGAAGAAGGACGAAAAGCCCAAGAAGAAGCCGCCGGCGGCGGTTAAGAAGAGTGTTGCCGCTCCCAGGCATGACATCGATGTCGTTCCTCTTGAGGAGGATGTTATTGCTAAGGAGATAGTCAAGCCCCAGATCAGGTACCTCAAGAAGATCGTCGTCACCAGCTACGCCGACCTTGAGAGAATCTCTGAGGAGCTCCAGAACGGCAACATAATCCTGGTCGACCTCACCCCGCTCGAGGTCAAACCGGAAGTTCTTGAGAAGGTCGCGGAGCAGCTCAAAGGAATGGTCGGGGCCCTCGGCGGTCAGGCCGCTAAAATATGCAAGCACGAAATAAAGCTCATTCTCGTCCCGTCGGACATCAAGATAGCCAAGTGA
- the rrp4 gene encoding exosome complex RNA-binding protein Rrp4, with amino-acid sequence MRRIFVKSRELVVPGTLLAQGPFKNGRGTFREGNRIYSTVVGLVEIRGDTIRVISLEGPYIPEVGDNVIGKIVDVRFSNWTVDIGAPYQAGLRVQDATEERIDLAKTDLRRIFDIGDIIYARIKAYNEINQIDLTTKGMPFRGGPLRGGQIVEITPSKVPRLIGKGGSMINLIKKLTGTRIIVGQNGWVWVSGKNEELEKLAIDAILKVNRESHTQGLTDRVKELLMTRLQELKERGVIEEIPQIEEPTAGKGEGE; translated from the coding sequence ATGAGGCGGATTTTTGTAAAGAGTAGGGAACTTGTGGTCCCGGGCACTTTACTTGCCCAGGGGCCGTTTAAGAACGGAAGAGGGACCTTCAGGGAAGGCAACAGGATATACTCCACCGTCGTGGGGCTCGTTGAGATAAGGGGCGACACTATACGTGTTATCTCGCTCGAGGGACCGTACATACCTGAAGTCGGCGACAACGTCATAGGTAAGATAGTGGACGTCAGGTTCTCCAACTGGACGGTTGACATAGGCGCCCCGTATCAGGCGGGCCTCCGCGTTCAGGACGCCACGGAGGAGCGCATCGACCTCGCAAAGACTGACCTGCGCAGGATATTCGACATAGGGGACATAATCTACGCCAGGATAAAGGCGTACAACGAGATAAACCAGATAGACCTCACCACGAAGGGCATGCCCTTCAGGGGCGGTCCTCTGCGCGGGGGGCAGATAGTGGAGATAACCCCCTCCAAGGTGCCCAGGCTCATAGGTAAGGGCGGTTCGATGATAAACCTCATCAAGAAGCTGACCGGCACGAGGATAATCGTCGGCCAGAACGGCTGGGTGTGGGTCAGCGGAAAGAACGAGGAGCTCGAAAAGCTGGCCATCGATGCCATCCTCAAGGTGAACAGGGAGAGCCACACTCAGGGACTGACCGACAGGGTCAAGGAGCTTCTCATGACCAGGCTCCAGGAGCTCAAGGAGCGCGGAGTTATTGAGGAGATACCGCAGATTGAGGAACCAACCGCTGGAAAGGGTGAGGGAGAATGA
- a CDS encoding HIT family protein, which yields MECPFCSTRPEVILYEDELIRILIDSYPANRGHLLVVPRRHVESWWELSGEEKVALIRGMELAMEKLRETLKPDAFNVGMNLGREAGQTVPHLHLHVIPRWKGDCAHPRGGVRKAVLDLEDENLSLKERWVRNRLNEKEIEKLREAFSP from the coding sequence ATGGAGTGCCCGTTCTGCAGCACAAGGCCAGAGGTAATCCTCTACGAGGACGAGCTGATCAGAATTTTAATCGACTCCTACCCCGCGAACAGGGGGCACCTCCTGGTGGTTCCGAGGAGGCACGTCGAGAGCTGGTGGGAGCTGAGCGGGGAAGAAAAGGTCGCCCTGATAAGGGGCATGGAGCTGGCGATGGAGAAGCTGAGGGAGACCCTGAAGCCGGACGCCTTCAACGTGGGAATGAACCTGGGGAGGGAAGCCGGCCAGACCGTTCCGCACCTTCACCTCCACGTGATTCCCCGCTGGAAGGGTGACTGCGCCCACCCCCGGGGAGGGGTCAGGAAGGCGGTTCTCGATTTGGAGGACGAGAACCTGAGCCTGAAGGAGCGCTGGGTAAGGAATAGGTTGAACGAGAAAGAAATCGAGAAGCTCAGAGAGGCCTTCAGTCCCTGA
- a CDS encoding ribosome assembly factor SBDS → MPISVDKAVIARLKTHGETFEILVDPYLARDFKEGRDVPIEDVLATPYVFKDAHKGDKASEHEMEKIFGTSDPYEVAKVILRKGDVQLTAEQRRQMLEDKRRYIATVIHRHAVDPRTGFPHPVDRILRAMDEAGVHVDLFKDAEAQVPGVIKAIRPLLPIKMEMKVIAVKVPGDYAGKAYGEVRKFGKIKREEWGSDGSWMFLIEIPGGIEEEFYEKLNALTRGEAVTKLIERKGL, encoded by the coding sequence ATGCCCATAAGTGTGGATAAAGCCGTTATCGCCCGTCTGAAGACGCACGGCGAGACGTTCGAGATACTCGTTGACCCGTACCTCGCGAGGGACTTCAAGGAGGGCAGAGACGTCCCGATAGAGGACGTCCTCGCCACCCCCTACGTTTTCAAGGACGCTCACAAGGGCGACAAGGCCAGCGAGCACGAGATGGAGAAGATATTCGGAACCAGCGACCCCTACGAGGTGGCCAAGGTAATCCTCCGCAAGGGAGACGTTCAACTGACGGCCGAGCAGAGGCGGCAGATGCTGGAGGACAAGAGGCGCTACATAGCGACGGTAATACACAGGCACGCGGTTGATCCCAGGACGGGTTTTCCCCACCCCGTTGATAGAATTCTCCGGGCGATGGACGAGGCCGGCGTCCACGTTGATCTGTTCAAGGACGCCGAGGCCCAGGTTCCTGGAGTCATCAAGGCCATACGGCCGCTCCTCCCGATAAAGATGGAGATGAAGGTCATCGCCGTAAAGGTGCCCGGTGATTACGCTGGAAAGGCCTACGGAGAGGTCAGGAAGTTCGGAAAGATAAAGCGCGAGGAGTGGGGAAGCGACGGCTCGTGGATGTTCCTCATCGAGATTCCGGGAGGAATTGAGGAGGAGTTTTATGAGAAACTTAACGCCCTCACGAGGGGCGAGGCGGTAACTAAACTGATAGAGAGGAAGGGACTATGA
- a CDS encoding DUF4152 family protein yields the protein MKIVAADTGGALLTEDYEPVGLIATAAVLVEKPYRTAALSVVRYADPFNYDMSGRQAIRDEAFLAVELAREVKPDVIHLDSTIGGIEVRKLDEPTIDALTITDRGKEVWKDLAKDLQPLAKKFWEETGIEIVAIGKSSVPVRIAEIYSGLYTAKWAIDYAREHGKAIVGLPRYMKVEIRPGKIYGESLDPREGGLFGEIEAETEGIGWELYPNPLVRRFMVLEVWRE from the coding sequence ATGAAGATCGTTGCAGCTGACACTGGTGGCGCACTGCTCACGGAGGACTATGAGCCAGTTGGCCTGATAGCGACGGCGGCGGTGCTCGTTGAGAAGCCCTACAGGACCGCGGCGCTGAGTGTGGTTCGCTACGCGGATCCGTTCAACTACGACATGAGCGGCAGGCAGGCGATAAGGGACGAGGCTTTTCTGGCCGTTGAACTCGCGAGGGAGGTCAAGCCCGACGTGATACACCTCGACTCGACGATAGGTGGGATCGAGGTGCGGAAGCTCGACGAGCCGACGATAGATGCGCTGACGATAACCGACCGCGGAAAGGAAGTGTGGAAGGACCTCGCTAAAGACCTTCAGCCCCTGGCAAAGAAGTTCTGGGAGGAGACGGGGATAGAGATAGTCGCCATCGGCAAGTCCAGCGTCCCGGTTAGAATAGCGGAGATTTACTCGGGTCTCTACACAGCCAAATGGGCGATTGACTACGCGAGGGAGCACGGCAAGGCCATCGTCGGCCTGCCGAGGTATATGAAAGTTGAAATCCGTCCTGGAAAAATCTACGGCGAGAGCCTCGACCCGCGCGAGGGCGGCCTCTTCGGGGAAATCGAGGCGGAAACGGAAGGAATCGGCTGGGAGCTCTACCCGAATCCGCTCGTGAGGCGCTTCATGGTTCTGGAAGTTTGGAGGGAGTAA
- a CDS encoding ZPR1 zinc finger domain-containing protein — protein sequence MTEGEKPRVDVGEADDIQVISLGDCPICGGKGTLKAMQYIHEIPYFGKVMESTIFCEKCGYRNADVVMLEDRPPKLYTVRVEEEKDLFTRVVRSKSGTIELDEIGIKIEPGPAAEGFVSNVEGVLERVRETLLMAREFKKQDGDEEAVRRADEILEYINAVKEGKKPLTVKIMDPLGNSALVGEKVKSRLLTQEEIEGLSLGPYVTVEPEAGEDTSEESPEGSS from the coding sequence ATGACGGAAGGTGAGAAACCCAGGGTCGATGTGGGAGAGGCGGACGATATCCAGGTCATCTCTCTTGGGGACTGTCCGATATGTGGGGGCAAGGGCACGCTCAAGGCCATGCAGTACATCCACGAGATACCCTACTTCGGCAAAGTCATGGAGAGCACGATATTCTGTGAGAAATGCGGCTACAGGAACGCTGACGTTGTGATGCTGGAGGACAGGCCCCCGAAGCTCTACACTGTTCGCGTTGAGGAGGAGAAGGACCTCTTCACCCGCGTCGTCAGGAGCAAGAGCGGTACAATCGAGCTGGACGAGATTGGTATCAAGATAGAGCCCGGTCCCGCGGCGGAGGGCTTCGTCAGCAACGTCGAGGGCGTTCTTGAGCGCGTTCGCGAGACCCTCCTCATGGCGAGGGAGTTCAAAAAGCAGGATGGCGACGAGGAAGCGGTGCGCAGGGCGGACGAAATCCTCGAGTACATCAACGCCGTCAAGGAGGGCAAAAAACCGCTCACCGTGAAGATTATGGACCCCCTCGGCAACAGCGCCCTCGTCGGTGAGAAGGTGAAGAGCCGCCTCCTGACGCAGGAGGAAATCGAGGGCCTCAGCCTCGGCCCCTACGTCACGGTTGAGCCCGAGGCTGGGGAGGACACCTCCGAGGAGAGCCCCGAAGGCAGCTCTTAG